The DNA region CCTACGCAGCGGGCGGGTTTCGCGGTCGGCCGAGCGGGCCCTCCCGTACGGCAGGCCCCGCAGCGCCTGCCACAGCGCCCAGGCCCACAGTCCACCCGCCAGGGAGAGAACGAGCACGGCCGGCCACGTGGCCGCGGCGTCCTCGTCCGCGTCGAGGAACAGCGCCAGCCGCCACAAAGGGCCGAGACCGCCACCGGTCAGTGCGAGCACGGCGGCGACCACCAGCGCCGCACATATCCACCGGTCACGAGCGCGGCGGGAAGACTCCACCGATAACGGTGCACGCGTCACATCCAGGAAGTCGAGCAGGGGGTGAGGCGCTTACCCTAGCGACTCCTGCTCGCGGCATTCGACGAAGTGAAACCGGACGCATTTGGCCGTCACTGATGACCGCAATGGTCCAGGTACCAGCAGCCTCCGGCAAGGTCCTCACATGCCGCTGACCGCTCGGCCCACTGCATGCGCGAAGGTCGTACGCCGGGTCGAGCGCGCCCGGGCGCGGCGAGCTTGCCGCCCGCTGCTCGGCGGCAGGCGGGTCAGTCGTCGAACTCGAAACCGTCCGCCTCGGCGGCCGTGACGAGCCGCCGCATGCGGTCGGCGTCAGCCGCGATGGCCGCCATCCGGGTGCCCAGTTCCTCCAGTGCCCCGCGGTCTCCTCCGTACGCGCAGAACATGTCGCCTTCGGGGTTGTAGGAGAACCGGCCTTCCAAACCGGAGGCCTCGGTGCTGACGAGCAGTTGCGCGACGCCTTCCCAGAAATATCCGTTCGGCGTGTGAGCGAGCTCCTCGATCACGTCGTCGACCTGCGTGGTTCCCACGTCCAGCAACAGCGAGTACTCTCCCGGAGCCGACTCGATCAGCCTCAATGGATGCATCGGGGCATGCTGCCACTTGTGATGCCAAGCCACAAGGCATGCCCGTCGACCACGTACTCTTCTGGCCCTGAGCGCCGTGTTCGTAATCGGGGTGAATTGGCGCGGAAGAACCGGACGAGATACGAGATGGGGTGGGAGTGCGCCTGTCGGAGCGGACCTGGTCGACCATGATCAGCAATGTCCGCCTTGGCCGCGACGAGTACCGAGTGGTCCGGCCGGCTCGGGCGGTGTAGCACGCGATGCTGTACGAAGGCCGGCTCGGCGCGGAGCTCAGCGTGGACAAGCAGGCGGCCGTGGTGCTCGCGATGGCCTGGGGGCTGGCCGCCCGCTCCCCGCACAGCTTGATCTACCTGCCGCTGCGTACGGCCCGCCCGGCTGACTCGGCCAACCAGGAGCGGCTGCTGGATCTGGTCCTGCTGCATCATCGCCTGGCGTTTCCGGTTTCCCGCTGGAAACAGGTCCGCGCCCGATTGGGACCGGGTAGGCCGCACGGCGTGAGACTTCCGTCGCAGGCGTTTCGGCAGCGCCCGGATGTTGATCAGCGACGGTGGACTCATCAGGGCTTTTGTGATCATCTCCGCTGGGACATCGCCGCGGACACCCTCTTCCTGGTCGGCAGCCGAGAGGCGTTCGAACTGGAGGCGGACCCGGTGCGTGCCCTGGCGGAAGATTGTCCGGGGCATCTCGCGGAGAGTCCCGATGCGCATTGCTGCGCTGAGATCAACCTGGGCCGGATGCGGATGGGGTACCCAGACCGCCGCCGCCCGTGGGCGGAGCTACACATCGAGTACTGCCGGCACCATCGATAGCAGCGATGCCGGTCCTCATTCGCCGCCGATGACATGTGAACCGACCCGCTTGTCCGAGTTCACTTGGTGAGGCCCACGCAGGCGGAAACGGGCATGGCAAGCGATTGCGCGGTGGTCACCTCATGGTCGAGAGCCGCTTCACCGTCGGCTGAGAATGCTTTTGGCGGCGAGGGAACGGCATACGGCTGCTCATGCCGATGAGCCCATACTTCGGATCACATAGGTGTGTCATGATCGAACGCGATGAGCGCTGGAGGGGACCCCGATCCCCGTTTGAGTGAGGCTCGCCGGCACCACCTGGATCAGGTGAACGGTGTGCTTCGTCGCCCTGGCATGTACGGCAGGGATGAGATGGCGGAACGGCTCCTGCTGGAGGCGATGGCCGCCGTGGACGGGAGCCTGACGCGGTGGCAGGCGGAGTGCGATCGACTACGCGAACGCGAGGCTTTCACCGCGACGGGCGTCAAAGGCGCTTACAGCGACATCCTTCCCCCCGACGCCTTGCGTGAGGCCACGGCCTCCATCTATGCCGAGATCGCTCATCGTCTCGGCTGGCTGGAGCCGGATCGGGCGCTGTCGGCGGCGGAGTTCCAGCAGTTGAGCGCCGACATCGGCGGGTGGGTGACGCAGGACCGCACGCTGTCGGAGGTCGTCGAGACGTTCGGGCCCCCGTCGCTGTGGATCGGCGGAACCAACCCGTTCTACTCCAAGACCCTTGCCTACGTCACCGCCGATCGCGACGACGACCTGAAGTGCTTTCACCTGTGGAACGCCTTCGCGGACACCGCGCCCGAGACCGGGTTGCGGGGCGTCCACCCCGAACCGGTGGTGCTCGCCGTACGCCATCGGCCGGGCCCTTTTCCCGGCGCCTTCTCGTTCACGCCGGAGGGCCTGCGCCGCAGGCCCGGCGCCGACCAGTGCAGTCCGCTCAGGCCGGCCGTCTGGATCTTCCACGGTGACCACGCCCGATACGCCTCCGGCGTGTTCGACACGCTGGACGCCGGACTCGCCTGGG from Microbispora sp. ZYX-F-249 includes:
- a CDS encoding Imm51 family immunity protein, producing MHPLRLIESAPGEYSLLLDVGTTQVDDVIEELAHTPNGYFWEGVAQLLVSTEASGLEGRFSYNPEGDMFCAYGGDRGALEELGTRMAAIAADADRMRRLVTAAEADGFEFDD
- a CDS encoding DUF7710 domain-containing protein, which gives rise to MLRRPGMYGRDEMAERLLLEAMAAVDGSLTRWQAECDRLREREAFTATGVKGAYSDILPPDALREATASIYAEIAHRLGWLEPDRALSAAEFQQLSADIGGWVTQDRTLSEVVETFGPPSLWIGGTNPFYSKTLAYVTADRDDDLKCFHLWNAFADTAPETGLRGVHPEPVVLAVRHRPGPFPGAFSFTPEGLRRRPGADQCSPLRPAVWIFHGDHARYASGVFDTLDAGLAWAAEHQVTGILAEYPYGGAYDVAVSEGRFTPSKAHHGTADHVAAFSPGLRHIHLTGGRPGQ